A part of Aegilops tauschii subsp. strangulata cultivar AL8/78 chromosome 2, Aet v6.0, whole genome shotgun sequence genomic DNA contains:
- the LOC109737941 gene encoding uncharacterized protein, with product MSDRPARVDALVSTLGRIWGPFKGIECKDLGMNQFLFTFREMTWRDKALNNGPWMFNKSFLVMEKFNPAKTLDEYEFRYAPIWVRVYHIAMGWMSRESSEEIGEVLDVDVDDCGMAMWEYMRMKV from the coding sequence ATGTCCGATAGACCAGCGAGGGTGGATGCGCTGGTCAGTACTTTGGGAAGGATCTGGGGTCCGTTCAAGGGGATTGAATGCAAAGATCTTGGTATGAACCAGTTCCTCTTCACCTTCCGAGAAATGACATGGAGAGATAAAGCTCTGAATAATGGGCCTTGGATGTTCAACAAAAGCTTCCTAGTGATGGAGAAATTCAACCCGGCCAAGACCCTGGATGAATACGAATTCAGGTACGCACCAATATGGGTTAGAGTTTATCATATTGCTATGGGGTGGATGAGTAGAGAATCCAGTGAAGAAATAGGAGAAGTACTCGATGTAGATGTTGATGATTGCGGCATGGCCATGTGGGAGTACATGAGAATGAAAGTTTGA